DNA sequence from the Anthonomus grandis grandis chromosome 9, icAntGran1.3, whole genome shotgun sequence genome:
atcggAGCAGGCCCCAAAGTTTTTTAACGGCAGTAAATACTTGGCTGTGTCTTCAACAATTACTGAGATCTTCACGCTTAGGATCTTCTTAGTGGGCATCCTGTAAAAAATTGGTATGTTATTCttgcataaaattattttttttaataagagttttcCGTTCATAAGAAAAGACCGACAATTCTCGCTAATAAATTactagttatttattaaataaaggaaGATAATACAAGATAACAAGTTAATCAAACATGTAAAAATAATGCTCGTTAAGGAAAAGTAGgatctaaaattgaaaatgtaattttaaaaattaaattaaaaacaatgtgttagttatttaaaaaattgcgaAAACATGACATTTAAATACAAGTTTGTTCACATTTACTACCTTGCTATCGAGCAGCATTTTACTATAGTATTTTACCTTCATTCGTTATATTTTGACATCTACTATCTCCAGTAATACAACATCCTTAATCCACTTtcgcaaaatttcattttcttgGAATGTCGAAGAAGACAATTTATATCCTACGTATATGACTTCAGTTTATCCTACATAtcatacagtttttttttaactatttgttGTTATGAATGCTCATTTCATTACTTAGTCGTATAGAATCATAATTAAGTCagtttaaataagaataataaattttcgtatatttgtcttaaaataaaaagtttcttgtgaaatattttttcttttaaacatcGCCacagataaatatttaaaattgtgtcTGGAATAATACCATGGTCAGTAAAGCTGATTGATCCTTATCAACAgtcatagaaaataatatttaatatgtataTTGAAACTGGTTATATTAAGGAAGTATAAATACATAGTGCGGCTAGAACTATTGGGgtaaatgttaaagaaaaattgttttactacTTAACATAACCCTTTTCTTCACCCTTTTATTTCGCTTACCTTACTAGCATCttcagaaaaaaatccaaatgctatatttacaaataaatgcgaaataataataaaattttaacgcCGCGCCGTGATtgaaatgtttagtaaaaaaaatgtataaatttatcaaaaactcattttaaatacaattattcttttttatactCAAAATTATATAGAATCTATAAAAGAAGCATAACATAATGCTCGTTTTATGTACCCTCTATGtagaaaaaaagaacattttaaggtgattaatttaaaaactcaaaaaagtattaaaaaatctcCCTAATAAAAATCACCTTCGCCTTTTCataaacttaaaagaaataagatTTGATAATACCCTGGATTGTAACGCCATGCCAAACTTTATGGAATAAGTTCTTCGCTAATCAattgttaaaatgtatctttGTTCATAATTATGGAGTTACTAGAGCTTATACCCTGGACAAACTCATCTAAGGAATATTCCGgacaagtttaattaaattaatttttttcagtcaCTAAAAACCCTAAAGTATTCAGGCTGCAGGAGTATAAAAACTTTGAAATACTCTTTTCGTGTCCACAATGAAGcaattataacaaatatattttataaaactatcaacttttgttCGCTGCATTAAAGTAAGCCGCTTCATATtcaaattctagaaaaaaaaattcatgagTTATTCtggtttttggcaaaaaaaaatatttaaaatagctCAAAAAGTAAAGGACGTTAGAAGCTTAAGAGACCAGCAAAAAGCGGTCTTTTAATACTTGCTTCTGTTTAAacctctttatttaaatttctttttaaaactttgggTTATTCTTGTAACCCATATACTTTTATTGCGAAAATTCTATTAAATCTTATTTGTAAAATGCCACACAACTTTAAACCGCTGATCGGTTTTTTATAGTTCATTAAATAAACCACTGTAGGACGAAAATCCGATCAAATTGAATAAGTTAGGAGTTAATGTTAAACTTTGGGGAAACTTTACGAAACAATTAACTAAGTTAATTATGTCTGAGGCAGGCCCAAAAGAAATGCCGATAATTAAAAGTACACCGTCGGAACGGcgattttaggttttaaattttaaattagaaaaacgtAAATGTACAGTTtgttttacaagaaaaaaaaggttttaaaactttgttattAGAACTAAAGTTAAAGCTATTTGTAATAGAATAAATATAGTAATGTCCTTACTGCGATTAGTGAAGCATGAGTAgcttaaatgtaaaatttaatggGCTGCATCGTAGGTTCATTCTGGTTTAGGAACTactaagattttattaaaagaaactttgaattttaaaggctttttatccttaaatctcagttaataacattttacattttaaagtataatttaaaatagtgaTAGGTATAATGTTGTAGTAATGGagaaaatgataattaaaagcaaaaatgaaaataattaaacattaatttacgTTTCAACATATTTTATAGGCAGTGGTTACTGTTCGACAAAGAAATATCCTAAAGAGTACTAAGTACAGCAAAGATAAGTTCCGTGTTTGGGGATTTTTAGGATTACATAAATttcaaaagttatcaaaaaaactttttcattttttactttaacattATTGAATAGTAGCAGTTACCTTTTAGTATACCCCAATGATGAGCAAGGATGGCaactattatattataaaaataaataaataaatctgatgtaataataattagttgTTTTACTGACTGATCATGGTCATTagttttataacaaatatttatatactttttttgttatcatagaacaaaataatttaggatcctatatttatttttcgaatatgtatttattaaaaatctttttttgtttagggATTTGCTTTTGATACTggagtagtaattttttttatgttcaatatttaatttataattatggaAACATGTGTGTCAGTTATACAATGAagcatttaattaattgaaagttatttttttaatttataaaagtgtcttaagtaatttttggtCGAATTGAGCAAGTTACATTTGATTCTTCCATAGGCCAAGAAATTTCTTTTAACATGTTTCGATTCTACATTTATGATTTTAGTTAGTTCAAAATAAtgtcaattatattttaacttgcaTTAAATTAGTCATGGGGTAGATTGAGAAAGAACTTGACAGCAGAGGGGCTACAAAACTTCATTAAACTTTGCAAATCGTTGAATTTAGCTCTGGAAATTGGCAGGagacctaaaaaaataagattttgttaaaactaagtaatatttatttttctagctAGTTTGAAACGTAATATTTTTCCACGCGattcttgtaaaaaatataatatttaatagaacaTACCATTGTAAGCTGGAGAGGGAAGCTCAAAAAACCCCTTTGGCAATGATTGACTATGCCGCGGTGCTCTAATAATGCCTGTCAGCATTTCTCCAAAGTACGTCGTGCGATATTGTAACAAACGACTATGGCTAGAAGAAGCATGTATGACTTTGATAGGCTGCGTTTTAAAAGGGCTTTTAGCGGCATACTTTGATAGCAACATTGTCTTCCAATCCAATACAATTCTTTAAGTAACACTGACCACAGTAAAAGGAGATGGTTTCGATCGTGATAATTccaccattttttcgaaatctttTTGTATTTCCATTGGTGCTTTTATGTTCCATAGACCAACATTTGTATAGCACTCCAAGTATGAGTGTCCACGTATaggaaatgtaattttaatgtctGTGAGGCCATGGATGCGATTGTTCGTAAAGTAATTAATGAATCTAAATATCGTGTAGTTTTTGTTCTGCCCTCCTGTAGAATCACAGAAAATTTACAATTCCTGAACTTCGTCATCCAAATAGttcataataaaatgaaaaaggaaTGAGGCCACTTCGTTCGGTCCTTTTTTGACAACACTTTCATCGTACATGTAAAAAATGGACTCACCAGTTGCAAGAACGTGGACATTAAAGGAATACATAGAAAGTTGACGTTTATAATATACATCGTTGGTAACTATCTGCGGCAGGCAGACATTTTTAGCGAAATCTATGCAAATagcttctttctttttattttttcttgtctgAATTTTGGCTTTCTGCTTATGGTTGTAAAAACATTCTGCCCTCTTCTTATGAAGAATAATGTTTATTGTTAGCTGTTGAATTTGTTGTTTATCAGTTTCCGCAGATAAAGCTTTAACTTTTACTGTATATTCATCACAAGTTGCACAAGTCTCCGTGCGGGGATAcccaaaagaaatattaaatttcgtGTTGAAAATCATCCGGTAAGTATCGTAAGATACCACTGCTGCAAGGTGTAATTCTTTGAATAgtttatacattttctttatgtttagaCTTTCTGGCAAATAAGTTTTACCCGAATCTTTAAGGCTATAATGACTCTGGcgacttttaaaacttttgatatgGTTCTCAACCAGAGCTGCAGTGATCCTATTTAGCTGTATGTGTTCCTTAGAATGCTTATCCCTTCTATCCTTAGGTGCACAACCCATTGATTTTAAACTTTTCTGCACATTGTAAATCTTATTTTTGCTAATGCCATGTAATGAACAAAATGCCTTTGCACATACAGTAATATCAACTTTATTTCCCGCCTCGTCGGTGACTCGAACTCTATACGAAAAACTAGATTTCACGCAACGTCACCTCCTCTTCTTCCTTTCGAGGTCTCTGTGCCACGTGTCCTACAGTAACTAGCCCAGCGAGGTACATATTTTGTTCATCGTGGGACTGTTACTGGTTAAAGTAGCATAATATCTCTTTTTTGTTATGTTCAGAGATTGAATCATAACACTTAAAATCGTTTGCAATGGCAAGGGCGACCAGCTTCATGTGTCGcaagtcttaattttttatttacatcagACATCCGAccagttttctttcttttttttggctCACTATAAAGTTTATCACTTTCGTCCGAGCTTGACATTACGGTATAGTCACAAACACAAAGCTAAACAGATGATACAAAACTAACGAAACAATAGTAAACGAAAAACAATCTAACGGCTATAAACGCTGTTGACACACTAATAATGCGTTAGCAGGAACCGTGTCAGGTGGCAATGGTAGCAGCGGCGTTTCATAATAATTACTGATTTGCCTGGTTTTTTCCTCTTTTCGCATGacttatttgcttttttttccttataGTAAAACTTAAGCCGTATGTCGGCTGACTAGCCTGCTTTTTATCCAGTTTAAgtgtttttaaagatacttACGCTAATTCTGAACTGAATGCTCCCAATATctcaatatatcaaaaaaattgacttaccTGCTTTTTTTTCCTAACCCTTCCTATGCATATATACAACATATATTAAGAtatcatatatttatatatattaagaaaTCATAAAGGTTTTATATAGGAATAATGCTGCAGCATTcatattgattaaattttttcaagctTTCGATACACAGTCTGCTTTTAGCAAACTTGGGCTGTTATGGATTcaatattaattcattaaacttATAAGACTTAAAGACTTATTTTTCAGAAAGGAAGCATCTTGTAATCTTAGAAAATCCAAATCAGTCAAATATTTGTTACATAATTTCTGATGCATTTGAGGTTCTGTCTTAGGTCCTGTCTTATTTTTAGTGTATGTAGCAGCCATGTTTAAGGTTGTTACGTATTTCAGTGTTTACGGCTTTGCACATGATatgcaaatttatattttttttttaaacagatgGTGTGTTGGTGGATTATATagaataattaatgatttattaagTGTTTCCATATTCTTGTCAAGCAATAACTTACAATTAAATCCGAACAAGTGTTCtgtaatgtgtttttttttcaaagaataagaaaaaaattgcctttGATAATTTACAACTATTTGTAGGCAGGAAAGTTAAATATagttaataactttaaaaatattggtgcaatttttgaaaatgactTGCTATGTAAAATGCATATTTCTAGAATAGTTCTTctttttatattcaattttgtGTTTGTGACCCTATAAGACCCTGGATAAGATTTTActaatatcttcaatattgcggagggttgttgggtggggtcagaaataaaacagaaacctgtttacctaaatgtcgacgtttcgacttatattaagtcatcctcaggacactaagtctaggtttcttaagttataattattgttgattctagtttgcccacagtAACACccacaatttaacccatgttaaaaataactctacgctcctattttaattataacttaagaaacctagacttagtgtcctgaggatgactttatataagtcgaaacgtcgacatttaggtaaacaggtttctgttttatttctgaccccacccaacaaccctccacAATACTTCTTTTTATAGTTCTTATTCGTTTTAGATGTTGGCTATAACACATGCTATCCTCACTATTTTCATTACAGCCTGGAATTACTCAGGTGTACTGATACCAAACtagattcaatttttttgaccaCGATATTGGTTTTCTACCCACACTTCATTTTCCTAGTACTTTTCGTTACAGGATAGTCTGCTATAAGTGAAATCTGTTTTGATTTCTCATTAAGTATCCCAAATATTGAAGTTTTTGTAGCTTCACAGTAATAACCACTTTTTTTTCGTTGCTTATTCTGCTGAGGACCTCgatatttgttatatagtctGTCCATGGTACTTTCAATATTTTACGATCCAACCATAATTCGAATGCATTTGATTTCTTCGTTGTGGGTTCAGTAAATGTCCATGTTTCTACCCCCTAAAACAAGATAGAGATTACGCAACAGTGCAGGAATCTTATCTTGGTGTGTGATGGCTTACGAATAGATCACTTATTTTGCTGAATGCAGTCCTGGCTTTTTAGCTCTGTTTTGTATTTCTGCAAAAGATCGACTCATTTGTTCTATCTGTTTTTGCTTCTGTTTTCATTATAAGCTAACAGTTATTATTATTGTCTATGTCCAGGGCATATAGTTAACTGCACTCTGTTATCCTATTTATGAGATTTTTAAGCCCTCTATGTTATCGGCAAAAACGACGGTATTGTCTGCATAACGAATGTCGTTTGCTTTTTCTCCATTCAAGAATATTTCTGATTCGGTGTGTTCTAAGGAAAAGACCTGTTTACAGTTCTGCCTTACACTCCTCAGTATCCTCATTTTCTGTATTGTCTCATTTTGACAAAAGTTGATTGATTCCATTACAGAGTGACTATTATGTTGATCTTTGTTCCATTCAAGCCtacttttttaccatttttcggTGTTTTACTCTGTCAAAAGCCTCCTAGCAGTCAACAATATGCAAACACGCTACAGTTTATGACTCTGCATTGCTGAAATACAACTTGGATGCTATATATGATGATCCTACTGCATCTCTGAAAGTGCTATTTGCTCACAGGTGCTGTAGATTGTTCtgtgtttgatttttaaaaatagtttaagtaGATGTATAACTAGACTTATTGTTCTAATATCTTCACACTTGGCAATCGCAAGGCGATGAATTCTGAATATGAACCACTCGTGCGAAAACTCACCAGAACTGTATAACTTATCAAATTCATTTGCTAACCACCTCATGATGTATTCATCAAAAAGTTGCAAGATATATGAGGATATCATCTGTATGTGACCTGGATCATCATCTACTTTGAGAGGTTTATATCTTTTATCATAAAAGAGTTGTGCtatatatgtttttatatatCTTTCAAGTCAGCAATATTAGTTATAGATTTTCTATCGTTATTGATTAGGGTGGTCACATGTttacgtttaaaaattttatttaactcttTAATCTTTTTATGTACGTTGAAAGTATCGTgcagtatttatattttagtacACTTTCCTTGGCTTCATGAATTTTAAGCTTACGTAGGTTACTCTTCTTTAGACTCTTCATCTTTTTCTTAAACACGCCGATAAGGAGATTATGATCTGAGTGTATGCCAGCTCCTGGATAAGCTTTTACTAACTTACAgctatttcgttttttttgttCACCAGTATAAAGTCGATCTGATGTCTAATTAAGTAATCCGTCCTGTCACGAGTAATTTGCAGACATACAACCTCCAGGGTGAGATTTACCCTCATACAAGtcacaaaaatttttgtatctagtgtatttagaaaattatattttgcacTCAAACTATTGTACTTAATAAAAGTgttattagttaaaaaagaagaacaaaaTTGCGCAAGTCTAATATTTTCTCTTATGAAACACTCTAACATTATTTACGTTGCGTATTTTCTAGCTTTAAAATCAATGCAGGaggtttatttttcattttaaaatatatataatagaaCTCAATCTCTATAGATTACATAGTAATATAAAGAATCTTTTTTCAACATTAATTGGATATTTTTGGCAtggattatataaataaatgtctttCTTTTTGTTCTTGCAGCTGCCTTCTTTTGATGTTTATACTAAATGCTGTTgcaatgtataataaatatctaaattcacTTAAGTTTGTCCATTACTGACTTTAAGACAATATCACATTTTCTCACGTTATGAACAATCTCCTTATAATTAAATTCTTCCTGTTTATCACTATTTGTTCTCTAACTTAAAACAAATTTCATGTCTTTTACGGTTTTCATATTATCTAAACATTATCATAATTGCTGCCTATATAGGCTGAGTTGATTAGCCCCAGGCTAGTCTTTACCTATGTATATTTTAGTATGGTTATAGCTGTTAATATAAAGCAAGTGTGACAATTGAGGTGAGTATGCtttaaaatataactatatTGTTGCAAAAATAgcctttattaataaaatccaaattcaaatttaataaattgatattaataattaaaaaggcATCAGGCATCGAATAAGAAATCGAGCCATTACATTAATTGGGAAgtttttttagtagaaaaatGTCATTAGGTCAAAACACCCGTTTACACAAACACACATACACAGACACATACATAAGAATTCAATGTTCATTGTGCTCTaactatattaatataaatataataagataatttattatttaaaaaactcacatttaaaaaatgcatcatTACTAcaatagtaattatttttaaatctccGCTTGattagtaattaaaaaacatattagacttattgagtaatttttgaaattattaaaaaaattataaatccaCTCTAAAGTTAGTCCTACCAGCCTATAGGATATCCCTATATAAAGCATGTATACTCTAAACAATAACTCTATGTTCTCATAGGTCCATTACACTTTAAACATTATGGAAgtgatattttcaaaatgcacATTTTGTTTTATACGCAACTCTTATTTCACCGCCGCGTGACCCTAAATTATTACACATTTGAATTTACAGTTTACAAAGTGattttatatgtaatattaCCAGAGTATAAATCATTACCCATGTCCCGGACATCGAGTAATTATTTTACACAATAAATTATAGCGGCGTGTAGTTTAGAAATATGTATTTCGCCATCATCGTTATTATGTAGCGACTATCATAAAGCGGGAGTAATTTGAATTTAAGTGTTGATAACCGCAatggaatatttaatttattcatgtGTTCTTATGGTAAATGGCAAAAAATAGGATGGGATTAAGAGGAATATACAaggtagtaaaaatataaactaacgACCCAGTATATTGATTTTTAGCCACTTATTTTACCAACATTGTTTTATAGCCAccaaaattattatgtaaactAATGTTGAtagagtaaaattaaatacagtattttaaattaataggtAAAATTATAATTCCAGACATTAAGAccttatttaacattttattttaatgattctttttttaataataagcaaCAATGTTATTGAAACTTTCTGAAATCATTATAAAATACCAATATCTCAATCTGGAAATCTCGTACGGTACGAGCAAATAATTGTTGcatatttaaatcaatattcaatcattaattttttttacgaacgGACTATGGCTTGCAACGATTACTTGAcctacaataatttaaaataattgagcCCTTAAATtcaaatcatgttttttatttagagtCTTCAAGTTAACtactaaaataattatcttaattGACGTTGAAtgaacttaaaataatatagacAACTGTGTACATTTACGTCGCTGCTTTACATATTTAATCATCCTCAACATACTAAAAGGGAAATTACACAACTTTTaacatcaattttaaaatacatgttcATTATCCTTTTtttgaactaaaaataaaatcataattaagcTTTACGCGAACCACcacttgttttttttcctttttatctGCTCTAAATGGATGAAAATATTATCCTTTTAGATTAAATTAACGGCAAGGAGTCCTCAGGATAGTGCTTTCGTTCAACTTCAACCACAttgaatttcattaatttaaggTATTTGTCTAAACAGAAGGCAACCGTTTAGGTCAAGTGTACCTCGCACCATAGTGTAAGCACTTGAAAAGTTAATTACGTCTAAAATGTGTTAGTGTTTAGTGGCTAGAATATCTCCAACTTTAACCTTAGCTTGAATCTGTTCCGTAATAAGGTATTATTAAGGTTAAAAGGTAGATGTAGAAAGTTAAATCCGCCGTTTTAACtcctattttatataaatgaataaaGCGTAAGGTTatgaagtaaaaattataaaaaagtaatcaAATGTTAGCTTGGCAGCTCAGTGCTTAGATTTATGTTAATTTCTTTgtgtcaataaaaaatataagaatcataattataaataaaaattataattatgatttttttttttgtttaattttttaaggttaccCAGAGATCACCGAGATATCAAtagaaataacatattttttataattaatatatatattcgaggaaaaaagttatttttaaaaacaattcaattGAAGTCTCCATATGAAGTAAAGCCttgtatttttaattgtagGGCTGTATGTAGTATGTTGCTGAGCTACACTCTAAGAGCACCTTTTGATTTTTACATTAACGTAGATTAGTTACATTAGGAAATATCGTGGGCTTAAAGGTAAGTGACCAGTCCCAAAGTCCAAAATCgcaatttttctgtttttttgacCAACTCTCTAAAAAATCATATATCTTTGCCTGGAAAAACTGACCAAGTCTCCTCAGGGTTCAGAAGCAAGTacataaaataagttaataatgATCAAGTTTTCTAAAGTGAAAGTTGATATCAGCTTAAATTGACCATCTCTACTTAGTCACTTTTGGTTATAGCATATCAGATTTTAATGTGACCAAGTAGACATGGTCACTTTAACCTGACGAAACTTAATCATTTTTGCATATGGCTTTGATATACTTAGTCATTGATATGCTACTGTTTGCagttgttttgtttgttttgcgCTGTGAAGTTGCCgctttttgtgatttatttattataatgagTGCTAGATCTCGATATATTGCTAAATTGgcattacaaaaatcaaaaactcttGTTCATATTGATGCTGAAGGTAAGTTTTGTATCgatataattagatttttatattttataggttaggtcagtaaaaagttttttcattcttttttttaaatgaaattgtttAATTCTAGGCCCGCTGTATGAGGAATTAATAAGCCAAACTAACGAAATATCAAATGTTGCTAATATTTTGGGTCATTTAAAAACCGTTATCAATCCCACCATAGCATCAGAGGATGCCCCTGTAAATAAAAACACCTCAGCTTCTTCCCCAGCAGTATCTGAAGGTAAATAttcttgtaataatttaattaaaaaatattttctttgctaTAATTAAGTATAGCTTCTTCTGTATGTACATACATTGTTATGTTCTATGTAtacagtattattattttttatatacgttataattaagtaaataggttaggatttgttttttttaattatcctgTGCACGTTTGTGCCTGAATAACGGTTGAAAAGAATAGGAATGTTCTGTTTTTCAAATCCTCAggacacttaaaaaaaacatagattagaatttttaaagccCATCATAGAATAGAGCGTAAAATTGATCAAAATAGTAAAAgtacaaaactaataaattattataagtatgtataattttttctattgtattagtaaaaaaatatgtttttgtgcTTATAAATTAAGTGCATTAAGTGTGTGTTTTGTACCTATTTCTATTTTGAGTTCGTACGTGTAAATTAAGGTGTTtatattaattgataattatttttctattttagttctaattttttataaattacttaattagtTATTACtgcgttttattttcagttataaaaTGTGATCTTGTGGCAGAAAAGACAAAAGGGCTTTGCAACACTTTCGCTGACACTAATTTATCATCGACGTCAGACACCCAACGTATTCTTCGCCCTAAAAATCTGAATGCGAACCTTTATGAAGATCCGCACTCTCCTATGGAAGTGGTAGAATTTGAAGAAGGTAGTTCAGACGAGTATAATTCTACTGACGATGAAGACAATCATAATGGTGAGCACAACAATATATCTACTACAACTAAACAAAAGAGCAGGTGGAAAAATCATACTCTGATCAGTGGAAAAAagccataaataaaaagaaaagatc
Encoded proteins:
- the LOC126740193 gene encoding uncharacterized protein LOC126740193, producing the protein MALIYLVIDMLLFAVVLFVLRCEVAAFCDLFIIMSARSRYIAKLALQKSKTLVHIDAEGPLYEELISQTNEISNVANILGHLKTVINPTIASEDAPVNKNTSASSPAVSEVIKCDLVAEKTKGLCNTFADTNLSSTSDTQRILRPKNLNANLYEDPHSPMEVVEFEEGSSDEYNSTDDEDNHNGEHNNISTTTKQKSRWKNHTLISGKKP